One Branchiostoma floridae strain S238N-H82 chromosome 1, Bfl_VNyyK, whole genome shotgun sequence genomic region harbors:
- the LOC118411521 gene encoding adenosine receptor A2b-like, with protein MSSCLRVANFSYLKNDSIQNATEGCNGETEWTDELYSSTQTRIVLLVFVNGPICLITLIGNSLVIIAVTVTRKLQVATNFYIVSLSVADLIIGVVAATFHIHNTVHGHPLVTENYGSCLFYWIALISIFCASVFNLLALSIDRYIAVMKPLHYHNIMTWKARTGLLVLVWLVACGLGSLQLFGLCYPQQFLKTGECSVMDIFDHYSVGHFFITPVFISLVCIIVMYGLVFRAARRQTQRISAVQPMMTIEQRKQNVFLGTMKAVKTLSIILGCLLICWLPMILIMWLTIIIGNTGLDPKIFFTLVYTLPFTNSAVNPIVYAYRDKVFRKSFYSIFCKICRKQGQDNNILAHRQSSRVSRNTVGHISQIELDTICSRVS; from the coding sequence ATGTCTTCATGTCTGAGAGTTGCTAACTTTTCATATCTAAAAAATGACTCCATCCAAAATGCAACAGAGGGGTGCAATGGTGAAACAGAATGGACAGATGAACTCTATTCGAGCACGCAAACAAGGATAGTGTTGCTAGTGTTTGTAAATGGCCCTATATGCCTGATCACACTGATAGGGAACAGCCTCGTCATTATAGCCGTTACTGTCACACGAAAGCTACAAGTTGCTACCAACTTTTACATCGTCAGCCTGTCAGTGGCAGACCTGATCATCGGTGTGGTTGCTGCAACATTCCATATCCATAACACAGTCCATGGGCATCCACTTGTGACAGAAAACTATGGAAGCTGCTTGTTCTACTGGATCGCACTCATCAGCATCTTCTGCGCCTCCGTTTTCAACCTGCTCGCCTTGTCCATCGACCGCTACATAGCCGTCATGAAACCGCTACACTACCACAACATAATGACCTGGAAGGCCAGGACAGGACTGCTAGTTCTTGTGTGGCTGGTGGCATGTGGTCTGGGTTCTTTACAGCTATTTGGCCTGTGCTATCCACAACAGTTTCTGAAGACGGGAGAATGCAGTGTGATGGACATATTCGACCACTACAGCGTAGGTCACTTCTTCATCACCCCTGTCTTCATCTCACTGGTCTGCATCATTGTCATGTACGGTCTGGTTTTCCGGGCAGCTCGAAGGCAGACCCAAAGGATTTCAGCCGTGCAACCAATGATGACAATAGAGCAACGAAAGCAGAACGTATTCCTTGGCACTATGAAAGCTGTCAAAACGCTGAGCATCATCTTGGGCTGCCTGCTGATATGCTGGCTGCCGATGATACTAATCATGTGGCTCACCATTATCATTGGAAATACAGGCTTGGATCCAAAGATATTCTTTACTCTAGTGTATACCTTGCCTTTTACAAATTCTGCTGTTAACCCTATTGTGTATGCCTACAGGGACAAAGTATTTAGAAAGTCATTTTACAGCATTTTTTGTAAGATATGTAGAAAACAGGGACAGGATAACAACATATTGGCTCACAGACAATCGTCTAGAGTGTCAAGGAACACAGTGGGACATATATCACAAATTGAACTAGATACCATTTGTTCCAGGGTAAGTTAG
- the LOC118411528 gene encoding ribonuclease H2 subunit C-like, giving the protein MSVEVDLSGVNGETAPPKLHLLPCEIEHTGPAQVAQYFTPSIRDNGQGVLQASFRGRELRGGTVSLPDGYTGLVLKEKHKAVSDEEARVFHAGQKFQEFTYWNMETPPSRNDALQKAMHWLDISKAIHAPVDRNISQNGSHTRVKLEDSSP; this is encoded by the exons ATGTCTGTAGAAGTTGACCTGAGCGGGGTGAATGGTGAGACGGCCCCGCCGAAGTTGCACCTTCTTCCGTGCGAGATAGAACACACCGGGCCCGCGCAGGTAGCCCAGTATTTCACACCGAGCATAAGAGACAATGGACAAGGAG TACTCCAAGCATCGTTTCGTGGACGGGAGCTGAGAGGAGGGACCGTTAGCCTGCCAGACGGTTACACTGGATTGGTTCTGAAGGAAAAACACAAGGCAGTATCAGATGAGGAG GCCAGAGTTTTCCATGCAGGGCAGAAATTCCAGGAGTTCACCTACTGGAACATGGAGACCCCTCCCAGTAGGAATGATGCTCTGCAGAAGGCCATGCATTGGCTGGACATCTCCAAGGCA ATTCATGCACCTGTGGACAGGAACATCAGCCAAAATGGTTCACACACCAGAGTCAAACTTGAAGATTCATCACCATAG
- the LOC118420493 gene encoding uncharacterized protein LOC118420493 yields the protein MLSTNRTVNANGDFRGKSKLKSFDVGVNTEESSITVINILATRPIRDVNLFSLKKTVALALFDITVLAANTAQVKFVRHNYNEEDLGVYRFTMVMLGLSIILLVATAAVLLYMATFNIERDNIYETVGRKAHITNDIIASLVLVITIVNVLVAVFGCEPKAWPS from the exons ATGTTATCCACGAACCGAACTGTGAACGCCAACGGTGACTTTAGAGGGAAGTCCAAGTTGAAATCCTTTGATGTCGGTGTGAACACGGAGGAGAGCTCCATTACTGTAATA AATATACTGGCTACCCGCCCCATTAGAGATGTGAATCTCTTCTCCCTGAAGAAGACCGTCGCTCTCGCCCTGTTTGACATCACCGTTCTGGCCGCGAACACAGCACAG GTCAAGTTCGTGCGGCACAATTACAATGAAGAGGACCTGGGAGTGTACAGGTTCACCATGGTCATGTTGGGACTGTCCATCATCCTCCTTGTGGCGACCGCCGCCGTCTTACTCTACATGGCCACCTTCAACATAGAGCGAGACAACATATACGAGACCGTCGGGCGGAAAGCTCACATAACAAACGATATCATTGCTTCACTGGTTTTGGTGATCACCATTGTCAATGTTCTTGTGGCTGTGTTTGGCTGTGAACCAAAGGCATGGCCCTCCTAA
- the LOC118420503 gene encoding uncharacterized protein LOC118420503: protein MSDDKWHWMRDGPPKKDAQKGFFSSLADAVRGKGPSPDKASRMVTSISKVYALGAWTLCVAAGVHWYYHRKDKPISDDNISSTSAETPDKRWEKKTIVGTFTYEQFRPSDTNPNKLRLLKWKIIAKLDEWWNGDANVDKRPADQNKGTT from the exons ATGTCGGACGACAAGTGGCACTGGATGAGGGATGGTCCACCAAAGAAGGACGCACAGAAGGGATTCTTCTCCAGTCTAGCGGACGCTGTCCGAGGGAAAGGCCCCAGTCCTGACAAGGCTTCCCGCATGGTTACCAGCATTTCCAAGGTGTATGCCCTCGGTGCATGGACGCTGTGTGTGGCCGCTGGTGTGCACTGGTATTACCATAGAAAAGACAAACCAATAAGTGACGACAATATCTCAAGTACATCGGCAGAGACACCCGATAAGAGGTGGGAGAAGAAGACAATTGTAGGGACGTTCACTTATGAACAGTTCAGACCGTCAG ATACCAATCCAAACAAGTTGCGATTATTAAAGTGGAAAATCATAGCCAAACTAGATGAGTGGTGGAACGGTGATGCCAATGTGGACAAGAGACCTGCAGACCAAAACAAGGGGACAACATGA
- the LOC118411503 gene encoding probable 2-oxoglutarate dehydrogenase E1 component DHKTD1, mitochondrial, translated as MFRCLGIQKIIQTHGKQYNGVFLSREYHAKHGVFGYRPKKAAKGEKVSYEAIQNRIQSANLLRLVSAYRDHGHKRARIDPLGLHAMEEIQSLNPEVYGFSGQESARLDLQGILHVGKESATITDVLKHLEDIYCGPLAVEFNQLATEEEREWFSRRLEQHHGETLPVDRKKELAKILLESQVFDNFMATKFTTVKRYGGEGAESMMGFFDQVFRQAAEDGIQDVVLGMPHRGRLNLLAGMLNFPPELLFRKMRGMPEFPDGVQGSGDVLSHLTASTDLQYDDKSVHVTMIPNPSHLEACNPVAAGKTRAAQLHLKEWDYSEEEDDTRQGDKVLCLQIHGDAAFTSQGVVAETLGLADLPHFHVGGTVHFIANNQLGFTTDAERGRSSRYSSDIAKMIDCAVIHVNGDYPEEVIKATQLAMSYRQTFRKDVIVDMLCFRRWGHNELDDPSFTQPIMYKIIRGRYDTGKSVPDVYADQLVNEGLLTKEEVGKINADCMAKLGEHFSKLESFPPEARHLQKQWTGLVQASSQITTWDTGVDTSLLKYVGAKSVEVPSDLVVHPHLQKTLVDVRKKKMEAGTGLDWATAEALAVGSLLYQGFNVRISGQDVGRGTFSHRHFMLIDQNDDRMHIPLNDIVENQPGYLEVANSSLSEEAVLGFEYGMSIESPKNLIIWEAQFGDFFNGAQVIIDAFVASGETKWLLQSGLTILLPHGMDGAGPEHSSCRIERWLQLCDSKEDAADGDNINMQVVNPTTPAQYFHLLRRQMVRNFRKPLVVAGPKILLRLPAATSTLEDMAPGTFFKPVIGEQGADPSRVTRVVFCSGKHYYGLAKERDARGADNVAIIRIEELCPFPMEAIREEMKKYSKATEFIWSQEEHRNMGAWSFVQPRFDNLLACKLKYVGRGVLATPAVGVGEVHQAEAKQVITDAFA; from the exons ATGTTTAGGTGTTTAGGCATCCAGAAAATAATACAGACACACGGAAAACAGTACAACGGCGTATTCTTATCGAGGGAGTATCATGCCAAGCATGGTGTCTTCGGATATCGACCCAAGAAAGCGGCGAAAGGGGAGAAAG ttAGTTATGAGGCCATCCAGAACAGAATTCAGAGTGCCAACTTACTGAGGCTGGTGTCTGCCTACAGAGATCATGGACACAAGAGGGCCAGGATCGACCCCCTGGGGCTTCATGCCATGGA gGAGATACAGTCCCTGAACCCAGAAGTGTATGGATTTTCAGGTCAAGAATCAGCAAGACTTGACCTACAAG GTATTCTACATGTTGGAAAGGAGTCAGCCACTATCACTGATGTCCTTAAGCACCTAGAAGATATATACTGTGGTCCTCTGGCAGTCGAATTCAATCAACTGGCA ACTGAAGAAGAAAGAGAGTGGTTCTCAAGGCGGTTAGAGCAGCATCATGGAGAGACACTTCCTGTTGACAGGAAAAAAGAACTCGCTAAAATACTTCTAGAATCTCAG GTGTTTGATAACTTCATGGCAACAAAATTTACCACAGTGAAGCGGTATGGAGGGGAGGGAGCTGAGTCTATGATGGGCTTCTTTGACCAGGTCTTCAGGCAAGCTGCTGAAG ATGGCATCCAGGACGTTGTTCTCGGCATGCCCCACCGGGGAAGGCTGAACCTGCTGGCAGGAATGCTGAACTTCCCCCCAGAACTGCTCTTCAGGAAGATGAGAGGGATGCCGGAGTTTCCTGATGGTGTGCAGGGATCCGGAGATGTGCTGTCACACCTGA CTGCTTCCACTGACCTGCAGTATGACGATAAGTCCGTCCATGTCACCATGATACCCAACCCTTCTCACTTAGAG GCCTGTAACCCAGTGGCAGCAGGTAAGACCCGAGCAGCACAGCTGCACCTGAAGGAGTGGGACTACTCCGAGGAGGAAGACGACACCCGGCAGGGAGACAAGGTGCTCTGTCTGCAGATCCACGGAGATGCTGCATTCACCTCCCAG GGTGTGGTGGCAGAAACTCTGGGTCTGGCAGATCTGCCTCACTTCCATGTGGGAGGCACAGTACACTTCATCGCCAACAATCAGCTGGGTTTCACCACTGATGCAGAAAGGGGGAG ATCAAGTCGTTACAGCAGTGACATTGCCAAAATGATTGACTGTGCAGTTATACATGTCAACGGGGACTACCCAGAG gaAGTCATCAAGGCAACCCAGCTGGCCATGTCCTACAGACAGACTTTCCGTAAGGATGTTATAGTGGACATGCTGTGCTTCAGAAG ATGGGGGCATAACGAGTTGGATGACCCATCTTTTACTCAGCCCATCATGTACAAAATCATCAGGGGAAGGTACGACACAGGGAAGAGTGTTCCTGATGTCTATGCAGATCAACTTGTG aaTGAAGGGTTACTTACAAAAGAAGAGGTTGGTAAGATCAATGCTGACTGCATGGCAAAACTTGGAGAGCACTTCAGCAAGCTGGAGAGTTTCCCACCTGAGGCCAGACATCTTCAGAAACAATGGACAGGACTTGTTCAAGCTTCCTCTCAGATAACTACTTGGGACACAG GTGTTGATACCAGCCTCTTGAAGTATGTGGGTGCCAAGTCAGTGGAGGTGCCATCAGACCTG GTAGTCCATCCCCATCTACAGAAAACGCTGGTTGATGTTCGTAAGAAGAAGATGGAAGCAGGTACAGGCCTGGACTGGGCTACAGCAGAAGCCCTTGCTGTGGGATCTCTGTTATATCAAG GATTCAACGTCCGTATAAGTGGGCAGGACGTTGGAAGGGGAACCTTCAGCCACCGACACTTCATGCTGATTGACCAGAACGATGACAGGATGCACATTCCACTGAACGACATAGTGGAGAATCAGCCTGGATATCTGGAG GTGGCAAACAGCTCTCTATCAGAAGAGGCAGTGCTTGGGTTTGAGTATGGCATGAGCATCGAGAGTCCCAAGAACCTGATTATATGGGAGGCACAGTTTGGAGACTTCTTTAACGGTGCTCAAGTCATCATTGACGCCTTTGTGGCCTCTGGAGAAA CAAAATGGTTACTACAGAGTGGGCTGACCATCCTACTTCCTCACGGCATGGATGGGGCTGGACCAGAGCACTCTTCATGTAGGATAGAGAGGTGGCTGCag TTGTGTGACAGTAAGGAGGATGCAGCGGATGGAGATAACATCAACATGCAGGTGGTAAACCCCACCACACCTGCACAGTACTTCCACCTCCTCAGGAGACAG ATGGTGAGGAACTTCAGAAAGCCTTTGGTAGTTGCTGGGCCCAAGATTCTTCTCAGACTTCCA GCTGCTACCTCCACACTGGAGGACATGGCACCAGGTACCTTCTTCAAACCAGTGATAGGAGAACAAGGTGCAGACCCGTCAAG AGTTACCAGAGTGGTGTTCTGTAGTGGCAAGCACTACTATGGGCTGGCTAAAGAGAGAGATGCCAGAGGTGCTGACAATGTGGCAATCATCAGAATAGAG GAGTTGTGCCCATTTCCAATGGAGGCTATAagggaagaaatgaagaaatattCCAAAGCTACAG AGTTCATTTGGAGTCAAGAGGAGCATAGGAACATGGGTGCATGGTCATTTGTTCAGCCAAGATTCGACAACCTGTTAGCATGCAAG CTGAAGTATGTGGGCCGTGGTGTCCTGGCAACCCCAGCTGTGGGAGTGGGGGAAGTACACCAGGCTGAGGCCAagcaggtcatcactgatgCCTTTGCATAG
- the LOC118420483 gene encoding uncharacterized protein LOC118420483, translating to MEAQKTATLVHLKGWALPAKDLRMLHFHRAQQTFSTDSEASDQAVPLFLGADVLAGSGIACDNQPRIHARYAKKGLATKLHFEAGVKLAGIHGTCKGVWFYSIQGVFRAVFELHNRQSQLECLTVLQELWRLRFDDDLLQESYHIKQDTEIEETGHQPARNPSQHVASIKKQSLATYSVAQSDFKQTAMAATFQQNTMQSCGLKGHGKASQTNALKQTAHPQLQIGPNEAKQDYSADANDTESRNDDSITDHNYSSSHPDDVLCQIIRTLDNLAEQQQLDVFLRRCIELLTSLVSILKDTGSMGFPLDLLGCFVTNVRQLTEDQLQDESHMRQMSMVVVSEWLGQQFQMSNKDIVRRVEDFKKRHIMCVDNLPPAEEIIDELFPPAMKTLFLTWMASSSGNKESGGGSDHLMFDSSQFPVLQLILEFANHTLISGVAHVLYSRLIHS from the exons ATGGAAGCACAGAAGACAGCTACACTGGTCCACCTGAAAGGATGGGCTCTTCCAGCCAAAGATCTCAGGATGCTGCACTTCCATCGCGCCCAGCAGACGTTCAGCACGGACTCGGAG GCCTCTGACCAAGCAGTTCCGCTGTTCCTGGGTGCAGACGTCCTGGCAGGGTCAGGGATTGCCTGTGATAACCAGCCAAGGATACATGCAAGATATGCCAAGAAAGGACTGGCAACAAAGTTACACTTTGAAGCTG GTGTGAAACTTGCAGGCATCCATGGCACCTGTAAAGGTGTGTGGTTCTACAGCATCCAGGGCGTGTTCAGGGCAGTGTTCGAGCTTCACAACAGGCAGAGCCAGCTGGAGTGTCTAACTGTTCTACAA GAGCTATGGAGATTAAGGTTTGATGATGACCTGCTACAAGAATCCTACCATATAAAACAAGACACAGAAATTGAAGAAACTGGACATCAACCAGCCAGAAACCCAAGTCAACATGTTGCCTCCATTAAAAAACAGTCCTTGGCAACGTATTCTGTTGCTCAGTCTGATTTCAAACAAACTGCCATGGCAGCAACCTTTCAGCAAAATACCATGCAATCCTGCGGACTTAAAGGTCATGGGAAAGCATCGCAGACTAATGCCTTAAAGCAGACTGCTCATCCACAGCTGCAAATTGGTCCTAACGAGGCTAAACAGGACTATTCTGCAGATGCTAATGATACAGAGAGCAGGAATGACGATTCTATCACAGATCACAACTACAGCAGCTCACATCCAGATGACGTCTTGTGCCAAATAATCAGGACATTAGACAATTTAGCAGAGCAACAACAGCTGGATGTCTTCTTAAGAAGATGTATTGAGTTACTGACTAGCCTTGTTTCCATTCTGAAGGACACGGGGAGCATGGGGTTCCCTCTAGATCTGTTAGGATGTTTTGTGACAAATGTTAGGCAGCTGACAGAAGATCAGCTGCAGGATGAAAGTCACATGAGGCAGATGTCAATGGTGGTAGTCAGTGAATGGTTAGGACAGCAGTTCCAAATGAGTAACAAAGACATTGTCAGAAGGGTGGAGGATTTTAAGAAGAGACACATTATGTGTGTGGACAACCTTCCACCAGCAGAGGAAATAATTGATGAACTTTTCCCTCCTGCaatgaaaacattatttttgacGTGGATGGCCTCATCATCTGGTAACAAGGAGTCTGGTGGTGGGTCTGACCACCTCATGTTTGACAGTAGTCAGTTTCCAGTCTTACAACTCATCTTAGAATTTGCCAATCACACCCTGATCTCTGGTGTGGCTCATGTATTATACAGCAGGTTGATACACTCCTGA
- the LOC118411514 gene encoding protein transport protein Sec23A-like, producing the protein MAQNYQQPQQPQPTYQDYIQQNEDRDGIRLSWNVWPSSRLEATRMVVPLGCLFTPMKERPDLPPIQYDPVLCGRATCRAVLNPYCQVDFRAKLWACNFCYQRNPFPPQYAGISEQHQPAELIPQFSTIEYTLQDVPRVPAMPLIYLIVLDTCMDDEDLQALKESLQMSLSLLPPNALIGLITFGKMIQVHELGCEGCSKSYVFRGTKDLTAKQIQEMLGIGKLSPQGGQQGRGPQGPQPGQPQTPMNRKDEKNTEPEPKNWWFLQPVHKCDMSLTDLLGELQRDPWPVAQGKRPLRSTGVALSIAVGLLECTYPNTGARIMLFMGGPPTQGPGMVVDNDLKNPIRSHHDLEKDNVKYMKKASKHFDALATRAAENGHVIDIYACALDQTGLHEMKYCCNYTGGYMVMGDSFNTSLFKQTFQRVFSKDRKGEFQMSFGGTVEVKTSRELKVQGALGPCVSTNLKSACVSENEIGRGGTCQWKMCGFDPTTTLAFFFEVVNQHNAPIPQGGRGCVQFITQYQHSSGQRRVRVTTVARNWADAATNIQHIAAGFDQECAAVLMARLAVHRSDTDEGPDVLRWLDRSLIRLCQKFGEYSKEDPNSFRFSENFSLYPQFMFHMRRSQFLQVFNNSPDESAYYRYQLNRQDLTNCLIMIQPLLYAYSFQGPPEPVLLDSSSILPDRILLMDTFFQVLIYHGETITAWKEAGYDKSDDHENFRQLLQAPVTDAEDMLARRFPLPRYIETQSGGSQARFLLTKVNPSQTHNNMYQWGPGYTDGGAPVLTDDVSLQIFMDHLKKLAVSSSS; encoded by the exons ATGGCGCAGAACTACCAGCAACCCCAGCAACCCCAGCCGACGTACCAGGACTACATCCAACAGAATGAGGATCGGGACGGGATTCGGCTGAGCTGGAATGTGTGGCCGTCCAGCCGCCTGGAGGCCACCAGGATGGTCGTTCCTCTGGGATGCCTTTTCACCCCCATGAAGGAACGTCCCGACCTCCCACCTATCCAGTATGATCCAGTGCTGTGTGGCAGGGCAACGTGCAGGGCAGTACTCAACCCATATTG CCAAGTGGACTTCAGAGCCAAGCTTTGGGCATGTAATTTCTGCTACCAGAGAAACCCA TTCCCACCTCAGTATGCAGGCATCTCTGAGCAGCACCAGCCAGCAGAGCTTATCCCACAGTTCTCTACCATTGAGTATACCCTTCAG GATGTGCCG AGAGTCCCTGCCATGCCCCTAATCTACCTGATAGTCCTGGACACCTGCATGGACGATGAAGACCTCCAGGCCCTGAAGGAGTCCCTCCAGATGTCCCTCAGCCTCCTGCCTCCTAATGCCCTGATTGGTCTCATCACCTTTGGGAAGATGATCCAGGTGCATGAGCTGGGCTGTGAAGGATGCTCCAAGAGCTACGTCTTCAGGGGCACCAAGGACCTTACTGCTAAACAGATACAG GAGATGCTGGGGATAGGGAAGCTGTCTCCCCAGGGTGGTCAGCAGGGCCGGGGTCCCCAGGGCCCACAGCCTGGGCAGCCACAGACCCCCATGAACAG GAAAGATGAGAAAAATACTGAGCCTGAACCAAAAAACTGGTG GTTCCTGCAGCCTGTGCACAAGTGTGACATGAGCCTGACTGACCTGTTAGGGGAGCTGCAGAGAGACCCCTGGCCTGTGGCACAGGGCAAGCGGCCGCTCAGGTCCACTGGGGTGGCCCTGTCTATCGCTGTAGGACTTTTGGAG TGCACATATCCCAACACGGGCGCTCGCATCATGCTGTTCATGGGAGGCCCGCCCACCCAGGGACCTGGCATGGTCGTCGACAATGACCTCAAGAACCCCATCAGGTCTCACCATGACCTTGAGAAGGACAATGTCAAGTACATGAAGAAGGCCTCCAAG CACTTTGATGCACTGGCCACGAGAGCTGCCGAGAATGGCCATGTCATAGACATCTACGCCTGTGCCCTGGACCAAACAGGCCTGCATGAGATGAAGTACTGCTGTAACTACACAGG GGGCTACATGGTGATGGGTGATTCCTTCAACACTTcactcttcaagcagacgttCCAGAGAGTGTTTTCCAAGGACAGGAAGGGAGAGTTCCAAATGTCTTTTGGAGGAACGGTTGAAGTCAAG ACCTCCCGAGAACTGAAGGTGCAGGGAGCCCTGGGACCTTGTGTGTCAACAAACCTCAAAAGTGCCTGTGTCTctgaaaat GAGATCGGCAGGGGAGGGACATGTCAGTGGAAGATGTGTGGCTTTGACCCCACAACTACACTGGCCTTCTTCTTTGAAGTAGTCAACCAG CACAATGCACCCATCCCGCAGGGTGGGCGTGGCTGTGTGCAGTTCATCACCCAGTACCAACACTCCAGTGGACAGAGAAGGGTCCGGGTCACCACTGTCGCCAGGAA CTGGGCGGATGCTGCCACCAACATCCAGCACATTGCGGCAGGGTTCGACCAGGAGTGTGCCGCTGTGCTGATGGCTCGACTGGCAGTCCACAG GAGTGATACAGATGAAGGACCAGATGTGCTGAGATGGTTGGATAGGAGCCTGATCAGACTG TGTCAGAAATTTGGGGAGTACAGCAAGGAGGACCCCAACTCCTTCAGATTCTCCGAGAACTTCTCCCTCTATCCGCAG TTCATGTTCCACATGAGGCGTTCCCAGTTCCTGCAAGTGTTCAACAACAGTCCGGACGAGTCAGCGTACTACAGGTACCAGCTGAACAGGCAGGACCTGACCAACTGTCTCATCATGATCCAGCCCCTCCTGTACGCTTACTCCTTCCAGGGACCCCCAGAG CCTGTGTTGCTGGACAGCAGCAGTATCCTGCCTGATCGCATCCTGCTGATGGACACCTTCTTCCAGGTCCTCATCTACCACGGAGAG ACCATCACGGCCTGGAAGGAGGCAGGTTATGACAAGTCAGACGACCACGAGAACTTCCGTCAGCTGCTGCAGGCACCTGTGACGGACGCAGAGGACATGCTGGCCAGGCGCTTCCCTCTGCCACGTTACATTGAGACGCAGTCTGGTGGCAGTCAG GCTCGATTCTTGCTGACCAAAGTCAATCCATCGCAGACTCACAACAACATGTACCAATGGGGACCG GGTTACACG GATGGTGGAGCACCTGTGCTGACAGATGACGTCAGTCTGCAGATCTTCATGGATCACCTGAAGAAGCTGGCTGTCTCAAGCTCGTCTTAG